One genomic segment of Cytophagia bacterium CHB2 includes these proteins:
- a CDS encoding DUF2283 domain-containing protein has translation MIFQYHPDTDMLYLKLADKISVESEEVAPGIVLDYDDQNQVIGIEIEDASRLVDLSRLEVSALPLANLTFSKEALIAE, from the coding sequence ATGATTTTTCAGTATCATCCTGACACAGACATGCTTTATTTGAAGCTGGCTGACAAGATTAGTGTCGAATCCGAAGAGGTCGCGCCCGGAATCGTGCTCGATTACGATGATCAGAATCAGGTTATTGGTATTGAGATCGAGGATGCGAGTCGCCTGGTAGATTTGTCCCGTTTAGAAGTATCAGCGCTTCCTCTTGCAAACCTCACTTTCAGCAAAGAGGCGTTAATTGCAGAATGA
- a CDS encoding ATP-binding cassette domain-containing protein, producing the protein MAALLNMRSIRKQYPGALALDEVNFDLQRGEVHCLVGENGAGKSTLMKILSGALRKDAGTIHLDGREVDLSSPQAALRLGIGTIYQDFKLAPELAVAENILLGHEPAIGRSFFVDHRKMRELAQAALAKLGESIDSRLPASALSVAQQQLVEIAKTLSHDVRILAMDEPSAALTVAELKNLFNVIRRLRSEGVGIIYISHRLEEIFEIGDRVTVLRDGRVVATAAVAEVDRNRLIQWMVGRELENEYPQRLAQHGREILRVKNLIAGNLQDINLTLHQGEILGLAGLVGAGRSELAHVIFAAQLREGGEIFLDGASIHPRSPAEAIALGLGLLTEDRNRQGLLMQMNVRENISLSNLRRLQRGLFLDQKKERRETEKFLTDLHIKTSGLEQAVEHLSGGNRQKVVLARWLYTQCRVLIFDEPTAGIDVGAKQEIYNLINELAQSGKGILVISSDLPELLGICDRIAVMQAGRITGILNREEFDQEKIMILATGGEPHEPISFPTQQEMNGMTPTIEKTVAAAPLRKPSNRLMKALGAYGIGVALLLEVVIFALLSPYFFTADNLLNVTLQTSITAIIAVGMTLVILTAGIDLSVGALVAFCGVVATSVLQVDLPYAVALPLALVVGVMLGGFSGALAGVFITRFNITPFIVTLAFMTIWRGAAFMFTDGRPIWNLPEAFSSLGSGRVLGVPAPTLIMLAVYAVAYIVLSYTRFGRHVYAVGGNKEAARLAGININRIIVQVYMICGSLAALSGILLAARMNSGQPNAGLMYELDVIAAVVVGGTSLFGGRGSIVGTFLGAMLIGVLRNGLNLLNVNSYVQMVVLGAVILLAVMLDQVRKK; encoded by the coding sequence ATGGCCGCGCTTTTGAACATGCGCAGCATTCGCAAGCAGTATCCCGGCGCGCTTGCGTTGGACGAGGTGAACTTCGACTTGCAGCGCGGTGAAGTACATTGTCTCGTCGGTGAAAACGGTGCGGGCAAATCTACGTTAATGAAGATACTCTCCGGCGCGCTGCGCAAAGATGCAGGCACGATTCATCTCGACGGGCGTGAAGTCGATTTGTCTTCGCCGCAAGCGGCATTGCGGTTGGGTATTGGCACGATTTATCAGGATTTCAAGCTCGCGCCGGAACTCGCGGTGGCGGAGAATATTCTGCTCGGCCATGAACCGGCTATTGGCCGGTCTTTTTTTGTCGATCATCGCAAAATGCGCGAGCTTGCGCAAGCGGCGCTGGCCAAGCTGGGCGAAAGCATTGACAGCCGCCTGCCGGCCTCGGCGCTGAGCGTGGCGCAACAACAATTGGTCGAGATTGCCAAAACGCTTTCGCATGATGTACGCATTCTCGCGATGGATGAACCTTCGGCAGCGCTCACCGTTGCTGAGTTGAAAAATTTGTTTAATGTCATTCGCCGCTTGCGCTCCGAGGGGGTTGGCATCATTTATATTTCGCATCGGCTCGAGGAAATATTCGAAATCGGCGATCGTGTGACGGTGTTACGCGACGGCAGAGTCGTGGCAACCGCTGCCGTGGCCGAGGTCGATCGCAATCGTTTGATTCAGTGGATGGTGGGACGGGAGTTGGAGAATGAATATCCCCAGCGCTTGGCGCAACATGGGCGGGAAATTCTCCGGGTGAAAAATTTGATTGCCGGCAATTTGCAGGATATCAATCTTACCTTGCATCAAGGCGAAATCCTTGGCCTCGCCGGCCTGGTGGGCGCCGGCCGCAGCGAGTTGGCGCATGTGATTTTTGCGGCGCAGCTCCGCGAAGGCGGCGAGATTTTCCTCGATGGCGCGAGTATTCATCCGCGTTCACCGGCGGAGGCCATCGCCCTGGGCCTGGGGTTGTTGACGGAAGATCGCAATCGCCAGGGACTGCTCATGCAAATGAACGTGCGTGAAAACATCTCTCTCTCGAATTTACGCCGCTTGCAGCGTGGACTTTTTCTCGATCAGAAAAAAGAAAGGCGGGAGACAGAGAAATTCCTCACTGACTTGCACATCAAAACTTCCGGGCTGGAACAGGCGGTGGAGCATCTCAGCGGCGGCAATCGCCAGAAGGTTGTGCTGGCGCGCTGGCTATACACGCAATGCCGGGTTTTGATCTTTGATGAGCCGACCGCCGGCATTGATGTGGGCGCGAAACAAGAAATTTATAACTTGATCAATGAGCTGGCGCAGTCGGGCAAGGGCATTCTGGTGATTTCATCGGATTTGCCGGAGCTGCTCGGTATTTGTGATCGCATTGCCGTGATGCAGGCCGGACGCATCACCGGAATTTTGAACCGCGAGGAATTTGATCAGGAAAAAATCATGATTCTGGCAACGGGCGGAGAACCGCATGAGCCAATCTCTTTTCCAACTCAGCAAGAGATGAACGGCATGACCCCGACAATTGAAAAGACAGTTGCAGCGGCGCCGTTGCGTAAACCATCGAACCGGTTGATGAAGGCGCTCGGCGCTTACGGTATCGGCGTTGCATTATTGCTTGAAGTCGTGATCTTCGCCTTGCTTTCGCCTTATTTCTTCACGGCGGATAACCTGCTCAACGTCACGTTGCAAACCTCGATCACCGCCATCATTGCTGTGGGCATGACGCTGGTGATCTTAACGGCCGGCATTGATTTGTCTGTGGGCGCGCTTGTCGCATTTTGCGGTGTCGTCGCGACCAGTGTCTTGCAAGTCGATCTTCCATATGCGGTTGCTCTGCCGCTAGCGTTGGTGGTTGGCGTTATGTTGGGCGGTTTCTCCGGCGCTTTGGCGGGCGTCTTCATCACACGTTTTAACATTACGCCGTTCATCGTCACGCTCGCGTTTATGACGATTTGGCGTGGCGCTGCCTTCATGTTCACCGATGGCCGGCCCATCTGGAATCTGCCCGAGGCTTTCAGCAGCCTGGGCAGCGGACGCGTGCTCGGCGTTCCTGCGCCAACACTCATCATGCTTGCGGTGTATGCCGTCGCCTATATTGTGCTCTCGTACACGCGCTTTGGCCGTCACGTATACGCCGTCGGCGGAAACAAGGAGGCCGCGCGTCTGGCCGGCATCAACATCAATCGCATTATCGTGCAAGTCTACATGATCTGCGGCAGTTTGGCTGCGTTAAGCGGGATTCTGCTCGCCGCGCGCATGAACTCCGGACAGCCCAACGCCGGTTTGATGTATGAATTGGATGTCATTGCCGCCGTGGTGGTGGGCGGCACCAGCTTGTTCGGCGGGCGCGGTTCGATTGTCGGAACGTTTCTCGGCGCGATGTTGATTGGCGTGCTGCGTAATGGTTTAAACTTGTTGAACGTGAATTCTTACGTGCAGATGGTGGTGCTCGGCGCGGTTATTTTGCTTGCGGTGATGCTGGATCAAGTGAGAAAGAAGTAA
- a CDS encoding substrate-binding domain-containing protein has protein sequence MKILIRLVSLALLLSLGCSKTAEQRANKVIGVSLLARQHEFYRDLESTLQSEAAKHGFELLIASADFDLGKQSAQVEDFIVRRVDAIILCPVDSRGIAPAIKKAQNAAIPVFTADIAAEEGEVVCHIASDNLAGGRMAAEYLAKLLNGKGEVALITHPNVMSALDRVQGFKEAIAAFPEVKIAAEVSGEGVRDKAMPAAVDILQAHPELDGIFGINDDSALGALDALQQLQRTEVVIVGYDGMPQALDAIRKGTALKADVVQYPKRIGETTIAKIADYFNGITVPKIVPVDVGIVDQASLQNATAGQ, from the coding sequence ATGAAAATTTTGATTCGGCTGGTAAGCCTGGCGTTGTTGTTGAGCCTCGGTTGCAGCAAAACCGCAGAGCAACGTGCGAACAAAGTCATTGGCGTCAGTTTGCTGGCGCGGCAGCATGAATTTTATCGAGATCTCGAAAGCACGCTGCAAAGCGAAGCGGCAAAACACGGCTTCGAGTTATTGATCGCTTCCGCCGATTTTGATTTGGGCAAGCAATCCGCCCAGGTTGAGGATTTCATCGTACGCCGCGTTGACGCCATTATTTTGTGTCCCGTGGATTCACGCGGCATCGCTCCGGCGATCAAAAAAGCTCAAAATGCAGCGATTCCCGTGTTCACGGCCGACATTGCTGCAGAGGAAGGTGAAGTCGTTTGCCATATCGCTTCTGATAATCTCGCCGGCGGCCGTATGGCGGCCGAGTATCTCGCCAAGCTGTTGAATGGCAAAGGCGAAGTCGCCCTGATCACCCACCCAAATGTCATGTCCGCGCTGGATCGCGTGCAAGGTTTCAAGGAAGCGATTGCAGCTTTTCCCGAGGTCAAAATCGCTGCTGAAGTCAGCGGTGAAGGCGTGCGGGATAAAGCCATGCCCGCGGCCGTTGATATTCTGCAAGCCCACCCTGAACTTGACGGCATTTTTGGCATCAATGATGACTCTGCGCTCGGCGCGCTCGACGCCCTGCAGCAACTGCAGCGCACGGAAGTCGTCATCGTCGGATATGACGGCATGCCGCAGGCCCTCGATGCCATCCGCAAAGGCACGGCCTTGAAGGCTGATGTCGTGCAGTATCCCAAACGCATCGGTGAAACCACCATCGCAAAAATCGCTGATTATTTCAACGGCATAACCGTGCCCAAGATCGTACCGGTCGACGTCGGCATCGTGGATCAGGCGTCTCTGCAAAACGCAACCGCCGGGCAGTAA
- a CDS encoding metallophosphoesterase — protein sequence MAKRSINRREFLSNTATAAFGTTALVSLATVSCAPAAPQRRRVLRLAHLTDIHVQPELSATAGMARALQHAQNLQDKPEIIFNGGDAIMDALGADKARTQTQWQLWQSVLQNECSLPIVHCLGNHDVWGWKAKNPAISSEQLYGKQWAMQEFGLSSRYYSFDRAGWHFIVLDSTHFLPGGYIAKLDDEQFEWLQDDLNRTPGITPICVLSHIPIMCFCAFFDGENEASGDWKIPGAWMHIDARRIKDVFKQHSNIKLCLSGHIHLQDEVEYLGVKYLCNGAVSGNWWEGAYQEFPPAYVVVDLFDDGSSASEYIPY from the coding sequence ATGGCAAAAAGATCGATCAATCGTCGAGAATTCTTAAGCAACACAGCAACCGCTGCCTTCGGAACTACTGCCCTTGTTTCACTCGCCACTGTCTCTTGCGCACCGGCGGCGCCGCAACGCCGGCGCGTGCTGCGCCTCGCCCACTTAACCGACATTCATGTACAGCCCGAATTGAGCGCCACCGCCGGCATGGCGCGCGCGCTGCAGCATGCGCAAAATCTTCAAGATAAACCGGAAATAATTTTCAATGGCGGCGACGCCATTATGGATGCGCTGGGCGCGGATAAGGCACGCACGCAAACGCAGTGGCAACTTTGGCAAAGTGTTTTGCAGAATGAATGCTCGCTGCCCATCGTGCATTGCCTCGGCAATCATGACGTGTGGGGATGGAAGGCGAAAAACCCGGCGATTTCATCCGAGCAACTCTACGGCAAGCAATGGGCGATGCAGGAATTCGGTTTGTCGTCGCGTTATTACAGCTTTGACCGCGCCGGCTGGCATTTTATCGTGCTCGACAGCACACATTTCCTCCCCGGCGGCTACATTGCAAAGCTTGATGATGAGCAGTTTGAATGGTTGCAAGACGATTTGAACAGGACGCCGGGAATCACGCCCATTTGTGTATTGTCTCACATTCCGATTATGTGTTTCTGCGCGTTTTTTGACGGTGAGAATGAAGCCAGCGGCGATTGGAAAATTCCCGGGGCGTGGATGCATATTGACGCGCGGCGCATCAAAGATGTTTTCAAACAACATTCGAATATCAAACTCTGTTTAAGCGGCCACATTCATTTGCAGGATGAGGTCGAATATCTCGGCGTCAAATATTTGTGCAACGGCGCGGTTTCCGGCAATTGGTGGGAAGGTGCCTATCAGGAATTCCCGCCGGCCTACGTCGTCGTAGACTTGTTTGACGACGGTTCCAGCGCAAGTGAATACATTCCATATTGA
- a CDS encoding FtsX-like permease family protein — MTMDLRESSSVAFGAIIANKLRSFLTMLGIIIGVSALITVVAVGKGGERAVAERLQALGTNLLYVSPGSSRSGPVMTSAGSSVKLTRKDVEAVLEECEEIEAVVPEFSRSAQVKYGNRNWNTRITGTTPNYGEVRNVKAVAGRYFTAQEEASRARVCVLGSTVRDNLFDPSEDPIGKTLRISRMNFQIVGVLETKGQSGGWMNPDDQVLIPLATAQMRLFGVDHITNSTLKVADASLMDKAFYDVERVLRKQHRLRDTQDNDFNIRNQADIISTFESTQKTITMMLTIVAIVSLLVGGIGIMNIMLVSVTERTREIGIRKAIGAKRRNIMSQFLLEALALSITGGLIGIMVGVGLTKLVTNLMGWQTLISLPSIAVSVIFAATVGIVFGLYPAWRAAWQNTIEALRYE, encoded by the coding sequence ATGACGATGGATTTGCGGGAAAGCTCTAGCGTTGCCTTTGGCGCGATTATCGCGAACAAGCTGCGCTCATTTTTGACCATGCTTGGCATCATTATCGGCGTGAGCGCATTGATTACGGTTGTCGCTGTCGGCAAAGGCGGTGAGCGCGCTGTGGCTGAGCGGCTGCAGGCGTTGGGCACGAATTTGCTCTACGTCAGCCCCGGCTCATCTCGTTCCGGGCCGGTTATGACGAGCGCCGGCAGCAGCGTGAAATTGACACGGAAAGATGTGGAGGCGGTTCTGGAAGAATGCGAAGAGATCGAAGCCGTGGTGCCGGAATTTAGCCGCAGCGCGCAGGTGAAATACGGCAATCGCAATTGGAATACGCGCATCACCGGCACCACGCCGAACTACGGCGAGGTGCGCAACGTGAAGGCCGTTGCCGGGCGCTATTTCACCGCGCAAGAAGAAGCCTCACGCGCGCGTGTGTGTGTGCTCGGCTCAACGGTGCGCGATAATCTCTTTGACCCCAGCGAAGATCCGATCGGCAAAACCTTGCGCATCAGCCGCATGAATTTTCAGATTGTCGGAGTGCTTGAAACCAAGGGACAGTCCGGCGGCTGGATGAATCCGGACGATCAAGTGCTGATTCCGCTGGCTACCGCTCAAATGCGCTTGTTCGGCGTCGATCATATCACCAATTCCACGTTGAAGGTTGCCGATGCCTCTCTGATGGACAAAGCGTTTTACGATGTCGAACGGGTGTTGCGCAAACAGCATCGCCTGCGCGATACCCAGGACAATGATTTCAATATTCGCAATCAAGCCGACATTATTTCCACCTTCGAATCAACGCAAAAAACCATCACCATGATGCTGACCATCGTCGCCATTGTTTCATTGCTGGTCGGCGGCATCGGCATTATGAACATCATGCTGGTATCTGTTACGGAACGCACGCGCGAGATCGGCATTCGCAAAGCCATTGGCGCGAAGCGCCGCAATATCATGTCGCAATTCTTGCTGGAGGCGCTGGCGCTTTCGATTACCGGCGGCTTGATCGGCATTATGGTCGGCGTCGGCTTGACGAAGCTCGTCACGAATTTGATGGGCTGGCAAACCTTGATTTCGCTTCCTTCCATCGCGGTCAGCGTCATTTTTGCGGCAACCGTCGGCATCGTGTTCGGCCTTTATCCGGCCTGGCGCGCGGCATGGCAGAATACTATCGAGGCGCTGCGGTATGAGTAA
- a CDS encoding efflux RND transporter periplasmic adaptor subunit, protein MKKSRFYFLGILAVALVGGYFFLRSGKPAEKAAATPESQGRIVTIARGDLNAVVSAIGKLEPINKVEIKSKASGEIMLMPVEEGDRIEKGALIARIDETDARNLYEQAVADLEVAKAEVAQSANTVSRQEEMFKRGLISQAEYDQVKLEEVRAKAQLVKAETEVSTMLVRLKDSIVRSPINGVILKKDVEAGQIIASGINSVSGGTLIATVANLDSMYVYTEVDEIDIGQVHIGQPARVVPDAFPDMVYRGRVLRVSPLAKVEQNVTTFNVTVIVSNTDGRLKAGMNASVDLTVADRENALLVPKEALKELREIRAQMAALNIPADTSAGGPGRMAPDSSRAQWRQRFADNVSSDSTGRRAMNGSNPGMANGRTLRKFVLLKNGERYQPRPVEIGLSNNDYAEVLRGLQEGDEVFVFSGSRAGMARQAWMDRMRGMSGFGGGRPR, encoded by the coding sequence ATGAAAAAAAGTCGATTTTATTTCCTGGGTATTTTGGCGGTTGCGCTGGTAGGCGGTTATTTTTTTCTGCGGTCGGGAAAGCCGGCAGAAAAAGCGGCGGCAACGCCTGAAAGTCAGGGCCGGATCGTAACGATCGCGCGCGGCGATCTCAATGCCGTGGTATCCGCGATTGGCAAACTCGAGCCGATCAACAAAGTTGAGATCAAGAGCAAGGCCTCCGGAGAAATCATGCTGATGCCGGTGGAAGAGGGCGATCGTATTGAAAAAGGCGCGCTCATTGCGCGCATTGATGAAACCGATGCCCGTAATTTGTATGAGCAAGCGGTCGCCGATCTCGAGGTCGCCAAGGCCGAGGTGGCGCAATCGGCAAACACCGTCAGCCGCCAGGAAGAGATGTTCAAGCGCGGGTTGATTTCGCAAGCAGAATACGATCAAGTGAAGCTCGAAGAAGTACGCGCCAAGGCGCAATTGGTCAAAGCCGAGACGGAAGTCTCCACGATGTTAGTGCGCTTGAAAGATTCGATCGTGCGTTCGCCAATCAACGGCGTCATCCTGAAAAAAGATGTCGAAGCGGGGCAGATTATCGCCTCCGGCATCAACTCAGTGAGCGGCGGCACCTTGATCGCGACCGTGGCGAATTTGGACAGCATGTACGTTTATACCGAAGTAGATGAAATTGACATTGGCCAGGTTCATATTGGGCAACCCGCGCGCGTCGTGCCGGATGCCTTTCCTGATATGGTTTATCGCGGCCGGGTGTTGCGGGTGTCGCCGCTGGCAAAAGTCGAACAAAACGTTACGACATTCAACGTTACCGTTATCGTATCGAATACCGATGGCCGGCTCAAGGCCGGCATGAACGCTTCCGTGGATTTAACCGTTGCGGATCGTGAGAACGCCTTGCTGGTGCCGAAAGAAGCATTGAAGGAGTTGCGCGAAATTCGCGCGCAAATGGCAGCGTTAAATATTCCAGCCGACACCAGCGCAGGCGGCCCCGGGCGCATGGCGCCGGATTCCTCGCGCGCCCAGTGGCGCCAGCGTTTCGCGGATAATGTGTCCTCGGATTCAACCGGCAGACGGGCGATGAACGGCAGTAATCCCGGAATGGCCAATGGCCGCACGCTGCGCAAATTTGTATTGCTTAAAAACGGCGAACGCTATCAGCCGCGTCCCGTGGAGATCGGCTTGAGCAACAACGACTATGCCGAGGTGTTGCGCGGCTTGCAAGAAGGAGATGAAGTGTTCGTGTTCAGCGGCAGTCGCGCGGGCATGGCGCGACAAGCGTGGATGGATCGCATGCGCGGCATGTCGGGTTTCGGCGGCGGACGGCCAAGATAA
- a CDS encoding RsmB/NOP family class I SAM-dependent RNA methyltransferase, which yields MNPASLAGHAIELLEILWEDPRPADHLIDKFFRSRRYLGSHDRRELAESVYGILRHQRLLQTLVSQVRPESARNPAWLFVAFKLHIEKLSLDLVANYISGPSPHKLSPSLSELAQIAAQNPETFKDNPGIHFSFPDWFVAVVQQQFGEAEGETLLASLNQPPPLTIRVNTLQTSRANCLLELQKLGFDGKETALSPEGLHLAKRMNLFNLDLFRAGWFEVQDEGSQIVSLLLDPKPTWRVADVCAGGGGKTLHLAALMKNRGEIFAFDVAPKRLEQLQKRSRRSGMHNIRVHVLQENEAPASLPGKMDAILIDAPCSGSGVLRRNPDAKWKITPGMVEEMSAKQQQILRDYAPLLKPGGRLVYATCSVLAQENEAVVQSFLEGNPSFQAADAAAILQRYQLSHLAQGGAIHLLPHKHGCDGFFAMVMERRLA from the coding sequence ATGAATCCCGCATCGCTTGCCGGCCACGCCATCGAATTGCTTGAAATTTTGTGGGAAGATCCCCGCCCCGCAGATCATCTGATCGACAAATTCTTTCGCAGCCGCCGCTACTTAGGCTCGCACGATCGCCGGGAGTTGGCCGAAAGTGTTTATGGCATTTTGCGGCACCAGCGGCTCTTGCAAACATTGGTTTCACAGGTGCGCCCGGAATCCGCACGAAATCCGGCGTGGCTGTTTGTGGCGTTCAAGCTGCATATTGAAAAATTATCTTTAGACCTTGTTGCAAATTATATCTCCGGCCCCTCCCCTCACAAGCTTTCTCCCTCACTTTCCGAGCTGGCGCAAATCGCCGCACAAAATCCGGAAACGTTCAAAGACAACCCGGGCATTCACTTTTCATTTCCGGATTGGTTTGTTGCCGTCGTGCAGCAACAATTCGGCGAAGCCGAAGGCGAGACTTTACTGGCCTCACTCAATCAACCTCCACCGCTGACGATCCGGGTGAATACCTTGCAAACGTCGCGTGCAAATTGCCTGCTTGAATTGCAGAAACTAGGCTTCGATGGCAAAGAGACTGCGCTTTCGCCCGAAGGTTTGCATCTCGCCAAACGGATGAATCTTTTCAATCTCGACTTATTCCGTGCCGGCTGGTTCGAAGTGCAGGATGAGGGCAGCCAGATTGTTTCGCTGTTACTCGATCCCAAACCCACCTGGCGCGTCGCGGATGTGTGCGCCGGGGGTGGCGGCAAAACGTTGCATTTGGCGGCGTTGATGAAAAATCGCGGGGAGATTTTTGCGTTCGATGTGGCGCCAAAGCGGCTGGAACAGTTGCAAAAGCGCAGCCGGCGCAGCGGTATGCACAATATTCGTGTGCATGTGTTGCAAGAAAACGAGGCGCCCGCCTCTCTGCCCGGCAAGATGGACGCGATTTTGATTGACGCGCCGTGCAGCGGCTCCGGCGTATTGCGCCGCAATCCCGATGCAAAGTGGAAGATTACTCCCGGAATGGTGGAGGAAATGTCGGCGAAACAACAGCAAATTTTGCGGGACTACGCGCCGTTACTCAAGCCGGGCGGGCGCTTGGTGTATGCCACGTGCAGCGTGCTGGCGCAAGAGAATGAAGCCGTGGTGCAATCCTTTTTGGAGGGGAATCCCTCATTCCAGGCCGCAGATGCTGCTGCAATTCTGCAGCGCTATCAACTCAGCCATCTGGCGCAGGGCGGCGCGATTCATCTCCTGCCGCACAAGCACGGTTGCGACGGCTTTTTTGCTATGGTGATGGAACGGCGCCTTGCTTGA
- a CDS encoding isoprenyl transferase — protein sequence MNSEDKQDGYHDASWRNSHALLDEQDALDAYVKRLKLGPLPEHVAIIMDGNGRWAKQRKRSRVEGHREGVNSVREIVRACGELNIRYLTLYTFSTENWKRPKSEVAALMGLLITTIREEIDELNRNNVRLMTIGRLSDLPYVARAGMEHAMRVLSKNTGLTLNLALSYSSRQELTDAMRRIAAEVKAGRLNPAAIDDDMISSFLYTSELPDPDLLIRTSGELRISNFLLWQLAYTEIYVTDVLWPDFRRKELYEALLSFQCRERRFGRVSEQLISSDLEPHGIPEPDFAAPVALDLD from the coding sequence ATGAATTCGGAAGACAAACAGGACGGTTATCACGACGCGAGTTGGCGCAACTCGCATGCTTTGCTTGACGAGCAGGATGCTTTAGATGCGTATGTGAAACGCCTTAAACTCGGCCCGCTCCCCGAGCATGTGGCCATCATCATGGATGGCAACGGCCGGTGGGCCAAGCAGCGGAAGCGGTCGCGCGTCGAGGGCCACCGCGAAGGCGTCAACTCCGTGCGCGAGATCGTGCGCGCGTGCGGCGAGTTGAATATTCGTTACCTCACGCTTTACACGTTTTCAACGGAAAATTGGAAGCGCCCCAAGAGTGAAGTGGCGGCGCTTATGGGGTTGTTGATCACGACGATTCGCGAAGAGATTGATGAGCTCAATCGCAATAATGTGCGCTTGATGACGATCGGCCGGTTAAGCGATCTGCCTTATGTGGCGCGCGCCGGCATGGAACATGCCATGCGGGTGTTGAGCAAAAACACCGGATTGACGCTCAATCTTGCGCTGAGTTACTCCAGCCGTCAAGAGTTGACGGACGCCATGCGTCGCATCGCCGCAGAAGTGAAGGCCGGGCGCTTGAACCCTGCGGCCATCGATGATGACATGATCAGTTCCTTCTTATACACCTCTGAGCTGCCAGACCCCGACCTTTTGATTCGCACGAGCGGCGAGCTGCGCATCAGCAATTTCCTGTTATGGCAATTGGCTTACACGGAAATTTACGTCACGGACGTTCTGTGGCCCGATTTCCGGCGCAAGGAGTTGTACGAAGCTCTGCTCTCGTTTCAATGCCGCGAGCGCCGTTTTGGCCGCGTGAGCGAACAATTGATCTCTTCCGACCTCGAACCGCACGGAATTCCGGAGCCTGACTTTGCCGCGCCGGTCGCGCTAGACTTGGATTAG
- a CDS encoding ROK family protein — MDILGIDIGGTGIKGAPVNISTGKLRAERLRVLTPRPATPVKVAKAVKTIARHFNWRGAIGVGFPGIVQHGKVITAANLHKAWVGESAQALFHKATGAAVQVVNDADAAGLAEMRFGAGRRRKGKVLLLTFGTGIGSALFIDGKLVSNTEFGHVQIRGKAAERRASDAIRTKKKLGWKKWARRVQEYLNHMVLLLSPDLIIIGGGAAKDYQKFAKYIELPVEMIPAQNGNLAGIVGAALAGQNVSKKTRAKK, encoded by the coding sequence ATGGACATCCTGGGCATTGACATCGGCGGTACGGGTATCAAGGGCGCACCGGTTAACATTAGCACAGGCAAATTGCGCGCCGAACGTTTGCGCGTATTGACGCCGCGACCCGCAACGCCGGTGAAGGTGGCCAAAGCGGTGAAAACGATTGCGCGGCATTTCAATTGGCGCGGCGCCATCGGCGTCGGTTTTCCGGGAATTGTGCAACACGGCAAGGTGATTACGGCTGCAAATCTCCACAAGGCTTGGGTGGGTGAATCCGCGCAAGCGTTATTTCATAAAGCAACGGGCGCTGCCGTGCAAGTCGTTAATGACGCCGATGCTGCGGGTCTGGCGGAGATGCGTTTCGGCGCCGGACGCCGGCGCAAGGGAAAGGTGTTGCTGCTCACCTTCGGCACCGGCATCGGCAGCGCCCTGTTTATCGATGGCAAGCTCGTGAGCAATACCGAATTCGGGCATGTGCAGATTCGCGGTAAAGCTGCGGAACGCCGCGCCTCGGATGCCATTCGCACAAAAAAGAAACTGGGGTGGAAAAAATGGGCGCGCCGCGTGCAGGAATATCTCAATCACATGGTGTTGCTGCTCTCACCGGATTTGATCATCATTGGCGGGGGCGCGGCAAAAGATTATCAAAAATTCGCCAAATATATCGAGCTGCCAGTCGAAATGATTCCGGCGCAAAATGGCAATCTTGCCGGGATTGTTGGCGCAGCGCTGGCCGGGCAGAATGTGAGTAAAAAAACGCGGGCAAAAAAGTAG
- a CDS encoding biopolymer transporter ExbD, which translates to MPNLSFISTTLSTVRNSKTKIVSDINVTSLLDIAFVLLIVFIIAAPFMRSGVKVDLPGTIAPQPQPQRAIVVTVSRTGEAFVDGERLPLGDIGAKISSKLKNAPNQPVLIEGDTRTEYGKVVAVMDMVRLAGIQNVGLLLEPMATKND; encoded by the coding sequence ATACCGAACTTATCATTTATTTCAACCACATTGTCCACCGTGAGAAACTCAAAAACGAAGATCGTCTCGGACATCAACGTCACTTCGCTTCTTGATATCGCTTTTGTGCTGTTGATCGTATTCATCATTGCCGCGCCGTTCATGCGCTCGGGCGTCAAAGTCGATTTGCCCGGCACGATTGCGCCGCAGCCGCAGCCGCAACGCGCCATCGTCGTCACAGTTAGCCGCACCGGCGAAGCGTTTGTTGACGGCGAACGTTTGCCGTTGGGCGATATTGGCGCAAAAATTTCCAGCAAGCTGAAAAATGCTCCGAATCAGCCGGTTCTCATTGAAGGCGACACGCGCACCGAATACGGCAAAGTCGTGGCCGTGATGGACATGGTGCGGCTGGCCGGCATCCAAAATGTCGGATTGCTTTTGGAGCCCATGGCGACGAAAAACGATTAA